In Drosophila subpulchrella strain 33 F10 #4 breed RU33 chromosome 3R, RU_Dsub_v1.1 Primary Assembly, whole genome shotgun sequence, the following are encoded in one genomic region:
- the LOC119557210 gene encoding kunitz-type protease inhibitor 3 isoform X2 codes for MCDGDVISGDLSLAVIILAYDMDSDSLQDQYEREQYNLRKKICLQGPEYGKCKGRRTLWYYNTNRSKCQTFTYSNCGGNGNLFYTYESCKEFCGKYNWHKGPPVQGRRRMAAPRNKELDKIPQ; via the exons ATGTGCGATGGCGATGTGATCTCGGGCGATCTCAG ccTGGCTGTTATAATCCTGGCTTACGATATGGACTCGGACTCTCTACAGGATCAGTACGAAAGGGAGCAGTATAATTTACGCAAAA AAATTTGTCTCCAAGGTCCGGAATATGGAAAGTGCAAGGGTCGCCGGACACTGTGGTACTACAATACCAACAGGTCCAAGTGCCAGACCTTTACCTATTCCAATTGTGGTGGCAATGGCAACCTTTTCTATACCTACGAAAGTTGCAAGGAATTCTGCGGTAAATACAACTGGCACAAGGGTCCTCCTGTCCAAGGACGTCGACGTATGGCTGCTCCTAGAAATAAGGAACTTGATAAAATTCCACAATAA
- the LOC119557210 gene encoding kunitz-type protease inhibitor 3 isoform X1, protein MFRVRLILILIFSLAVIILAYDMDSDSLQDQYEREQYNLRKKICLQGPEYGKCKGRRTLWYYNTNRSKCQTFTYSNCGGNGNLFYTYESCKEFCGKYNWHKGPPVQGRRRMAAPRNKELDKIPQ, encoded by the exons ATGTTCCGCGTGAGATTAAttctcattttaatttttagccTGGCTGTTATAATCCTGGCTTACGATATGGACTCGGACTCTCTACAGGATCAGTACGAAAGGGAGCAGTATAATTTACGCAAAA AAATTTGTCTCCAAGGTCCGGAATATGGAAAGTGCAAGGGTCGCCGGACACTGTGGTACTACAATACCAACAGGTCCAAGTGCCAGACCTTTACCTATTCCAATTGTGGTGGCAATGGCAACCTTTTCTATACCTACGAAAGTTGCAAGGAATTCTGCGGTAAATACAACTGGCACAAGGGTCCTCCTGTCCAAGGACGTCGACGTATGGCTGCTCCTAGAAATAAGGAACTTGATAAAATTCCACAATAA
- the LOC119559402 gene encoding ankyrin repeat and SAM domain-containing protein 1A: MGKDQEFLEAARNGNISHIEKVLTQKAKRAGPLASLRRGTGVNFQDSGGSSALHHACLNGHEDIVRLLLAHEASPNLPDLRGSSPLHLAAWAGETEIVRLLLTHPYRPASANLLTKDRETPLHCAAQHGHTGALALLLHHDADPNMRNVRGETPLDLAAQYGRLQAVQMLIRGHPELIAHLSTEAVERGTPSPSSPASPSRAIFPHTCLHLASRNGHKSVVEVLLSAGVSVNLLTPSGTALHEASLCGKESVVRTLLKAGIDLAATDNEGRTALDILREFPPHVTKHIVAVINNFRNQMDTDEGDEVIYRQHSGPTNSGRGQSKHHSQQQQAHSNHYHFNSNNHLLNHSHSMQQSGYTKQRLSAGNGGPYNGGKSLDSALQPEDRFYQDLNAHSPLHSQNEMGGGYSVSPSSSLSSFEPASVSPRSRCSTGGLGQPMQMSTFAPAGPPKKPPRRNLSVSPTHAGPGQQFSYSSPSSQSQSQSHGHGYGQNQVRRQPPSDSPYSHQSHGSVGGMSFDETQLRERQRSDRLYASARQSTRSAIAGGMSLSSSNDMLDRQCSSSELNSETSVPNSSGDSPATNSMKRPIPAPRSATTKLSKELLKSAENATLKSYNPNRKLKRNRNSSGANAAAKSNGGDENCEAKQQIPSSPTHYKQPPTPDHPPPSSSQAERTIHERIRPLSQEYKRRSALLQLQAAQQLMIETGSSPSKLLPTLSTPGYDYDDTVTVVPRCPAPSSGSLSSSISCSDHSLSHSTDYVEEFVSDVPFAGLLKGASQQLKEQSEVQLKIQEEVEGKPQQTLPRVRPPIPIKPAVPERKFVKPPTTPTNQPVEANGNSSGELAIKPPRSPSKSPTKSSGKSPAKSPAKSPGSGQSAARNSINLLSPFNAEEARKKISEIIENFGSGILNTSITPTHDIELDFEDMEVPNERRELATRLRAAGLLHLERMLFENGYDNYKFVHNVFEEPDIPLLHIPERDAAKLLRFVQSLPPAEFQPQVPLKTQQENKQTGVATLQQWLNTIALPEYLEFFNKHLYNTIESVCGVWDVELQTVLEINKLGHRRRILQSLAYIRQMRDSDSKSLKTPLGENNETNQLTTNGNGTVREAPPRIPANPVHHRNSITGYRKSRPAPPPPAPPVRKTAALQIRAPSELLLGLPANLRTTEWRHSAQTLLNEHINYEVQYLGSTVVKELRGTESTKKSIQKLKTSAEGEGKSGSPLSLAICHRGVEFNDVSSKRTICEHEIQNINCACQDSEDLRHFAYITKEQDLHYCHVFLVQTTELASEIILTLGQAFEVAYQLALRDGISTTPALLLDNGMLQGEYCGGK, translated from the exons ATGGGCAAGGATCAGGAGTTCCTGGAGGCGGCGCGCAATGGCAACATCTCGCATATCGAGAAGGTTCTTACGCAGAAGGCCAAAAGGGCAGGACCGTTGGCCAGCTTGCGTCGCGGCACTGGGGTCAATTTCCAGGATAGTGGTGGCTCCTCGGCCCTGCATCATGCCTGCCTTAATGGCCATGAGGATATAGTGCGTCTGCTGCTGGCACACGAGGCCTCACCGAATCTCCCAGATTTGCGGGGATCTTCGCCACTCCATTTGGCCGCCTGGGCTGGGGAAACGGAGATTGTGCGACTCCTGCTCACGCATCCCTATCGACCTGCCAGTGCCAATCTGCTGACCAAGGATCGGGAGACCCCGCTGCACTGCGCGGCCCAACATGGACACACTGGAGCCTTGGCCCTGCTGCTGCACCATGATGCGGATCCCAATATGCGCAATGTCCGTGGCGAAACCCCTCTGGACTTGGCCGCACAATATGGCCGACTGCAGGCGGTCCAAATGCTAATACGTGGCCATCCGGAATTGATAGCTCATCTGAGCACAGAGGCTGTGGAAAGGGGTACCCCGTCGCCCTCGTCGCCGGCATCTCCGAGCAGAGCCATCTTTCCGCACACCTGTCTGCATTTGGCCAGTCGAAATGGCCACAAAAGCGTGGTGGAGGTCCTTTTGTCCGCCGGCGTCAGTGTGAACTTGCTAACTCCCTCGGGAACTGCCCTGCATGAGGCATCTCTCTGCGGCAAGGAGAGTGTGGTCAGGACTTTGCTGAAAGCTGGCATCGATTTGGCCGCCACCGACAACGAAGGACGCACAGCTCTGGATATACTGCGTGAATTTCCACCGCATGTCACCAAGCACATTGTGGCTGTGATCAACA ACTTTCGTAACCAAATGGACACGGATGAGGGCGACGAGGTGATCTACAGGCAACACTCGGGACCAACGAATTCCGGGCGTGGCCAGAGCAAACACCATTCGCAACAGCAGCAGGCCCACAGCAATCACTACCATTTTAACTCCAATAACCACTTGCTGAACCACTCGCACTCCATGCAGCAATCCGGATACACTAAGCAGCGTTTGAGTGCCGGAAATGGAGGGCCTTACAACGGAGGAAAGTCCTTGGACAGTGCTCTCCAGCCCGAAGATCGTTTCTACCAGGATCTCAATGCACACTCCCCACTGCATAGTCAGAA TGAAATGGGTGGTGGCTACAGTGTGAGTCCCTCCTCATCGCTGAGCAGCTTTGAGCCGGCTTCGGTATCACCAAGATCCAGATGTTCCACTGGTGGTCTTGGCCAGCCCATGCAGATGAGTACTTTTGCTCCGGCTGGACCGCCCAAGAAGCCACCAAGACGCAATCTCTCCGTCTCACCAACCCACGCCGGTCCTGGCCAGCAGTTCAGCTACAGTTCGCCATCCAGTCAGAGCCAAAGTCAGAGCCATGGACATGGTTATGGTCAAAACCAGGTGCGCCGCCAACCGCCCAGCGATAGTCCGTACTCCCATCAAAGCCATGGAAGTGTGGGCGGGATGAGTTTCGATGAAACACAGCTAAGGGAACGGCAGCGAAGTGATCGTCTTTATGCCAGTGCCAGGCAGAGCACAAGATCAGCTATCGCCGGTGGAATGAGCCTGAGTTCGAGCA ATGATATGCTGGACCGCCAGTGCAGCAGCTCGGAACTGAATAGCGAGACGAGTGTGCCCAACTCTAGTGGGGATTCCCCGGCCACCAACTCCATGAAGCGACCGATTCCAGCTCCTCGAAGTGCCACCACCAAGCTGTCCAAGGAACTTCTAAAATCTGCAGAAAATGCCACCCTAAAGTCATATAACCCCAACCGAAAACTTAAGCGCAATCGGAACAGCAG TGGTGCAAATGCGGCAGCCAAGTCCAACGGTGGCGACGAGAACTGCGAGGCCAAGCAGCAGATTCCCAGCAGTCCCACCCATTACAAGCAGCCGCCCACGCCGGATCATCCGCCGCCGAGCTCCAGCCAGGCCGAGAGGACCATCCACGAGAGGATTCGACCCCTTAGCCAGGAGTACAAGCGTCGCTCGGCTCTTCTCCAGCTTCAGGCAGCCCAGCAACTGATGATCGAAACGGGCTCTTCGCCATCGAAACTGCTGCCCACGCTGAGTACCCCTGGCTATGATTACGATGATACGGTTACGGTGGTTCCCCGTTGTCCGGCTCCCTCCTCCGGATCCCTGAGCTCCAGCATCTCGTGCTCGGATCACAGTCTCTCCCATTCCACCGACTATGTGGAGGAGTTTGTCAGCGATGTGCCCTTCGCTGGTCTGCTAAAAGGAGCCTCCCAGCAGCTCAAGGAGCAGTCGGAGGTGCAGCTAAAAATCCAGGAGGAAGTGGAGGGTAAGCCACAGCAAACTTTGCCCAGAGTGCGTCCACCCATTCCCATCAAGCCGGCGGTTCCAGAGCGAAAGTTCGTGAAGCCACCAACAACGCCAACCAATCAGCCAGTGGAGGCCAATGGAAATTCCTCTGGCGAGTTAGCAATTAAGCCACCAAGATCACCCTCGAAATCTCCTACTAAATCCTCTGGCAAATCGCCAGCTAAATCGCCAGCAAAATCTCCCGGAAGTGGCCAGTCGGCAGCCAGGAATTCCATAAATCTCCTGAGTCCCTTCAATGCGGAAGAGGCGCGCAAAAAGATCTCCGAGATTATCGAGAACTTTGGCAGTGGCATCCTGAACACCAGCATTACGCCCACCCACGACATCGAGCTGGACTTTGAGGACATGGAGGTGCCCAACGAGCGAAGGGAGTTGGCCACACGTCTTCGCGCCGCAGGATTACTTCACCTGGAAAGGATGCTGTTCGAGAACGGCTATGATAACTACAAGTTTGTG CACAATGTCTTTGAGGAGCCCGATATTCCCCTATTGCACATTCCCGAACGGGATGCAGCCAAACTTCTGCGTTTTGTCCAGAGTCTGCCGCCGGCGGAGTTTCAGCCGCAGGTGCCGCTCAAGACGCAGCAGGAGAACAAGCAGACGGGAGTGGCCACATTGCAGCAGTGGCTAAACACCATTGCCCTGCCGGAGTATCTGGAGTTCTTCAA CAAGCACCTCTACAACACCATTGAGAGCGTGTGTGGGGTGTGGGATGTGGAGTTGCAGACGGTGCTTGAGATCAACAAGCTGGGCCACCGGAGGCGTATCCTGCAATCACTGGCCTATATCCGCCAGATGCGCGACAGTGACTCCAAGTCGCTGAAGACGCCGCTGGGCGAGAACAACGAAACCAATCAGCTGACAACGAATGGCAATGGTACCGTAAGGGAGGCTCCTCCAAGGATACCCGCCAATCCAGTGCATCATCGCAACTCCATCACGGGCTATCGCAAGAGTCG aCCTGCACCTCCACCACCGGCTCCACCAGTTAGAAAGACAGCCGCTCTGCAAATTAGGGCTCCCTCGGAGCTACTGCTGGGTCTTCCGGCCAATCTACGGACCACCGAATGGCGCCACTCGGCGCAGACTTTGCTCAACGAGCACATTAATTACGAGGTTCAA TACCTCGGCTCAACGGTTGTGAAAGAACTACGCGGCACAGAGTCCACTAAGAAGTCCATACAAAAGCTGAAAACCTCAGCTGAAGGTGAAGGCAAATCGGGGTCACCACTCTCGCTGGCAATTTGCCATCGTGGAGTGGAGTTCAACGATGTGAGCAGTAAG CGCACTATTTGCGAGCACGAGATTCAGAACATCAACTGCGCCTGCCAGGACTCGGAGGATCTGAGGCACTTTGCCTATATAACCAAGGAGCAGGACCTGCACTACTGCCATGTTTTCCTGGTCCAAACCACA GAACTGGCCAGCGAGATTATCCTGACTCTGGGACAGGCCTTCGAGGTGGCCTATCAACTGGCACTGCGCGATGGCATCTCCACCACGCCGGCTCTTCTCCTGGACAATGGAATGCTGCAGGGCGAGTATTGTGGCGGGAAATAG
- the LOC119557219 gene encoding PI-stichotoxin-She2a, with amino-acid sequence MKVVMVFLGLLAILVSTVQPTGKRNSLCYLPHEFGKCGGHRLMWAFSNHQGKCVPFVFSNCGGNENRFFTKEKCERVCALTNPRFVVTN; translated from the exons ATGAAAGTGGTTATGGTGTTTTTGGGCCTTCTGGCGATTTTAGTGTCAACTGTTCAGCCTACTGGAAAAAGAAATT CACTTTGTTATCTGCCTCACGAGTTCGGTAAATGTGGAGGCCATCGCTTGATGTGGGCCTTTTCCAATCACCAAGGAAAGTGCGTTCCATTTGTTTTTTCAAACTGTGGCGGCAATGAAAATCGCTTCTTTACCAAGGAAAAGTGTGAAAGAGTTTGCGCTTTAACTAATCCTCGATTTGTTGTGACTAATTAG